The genomic window TATCAGGGGCGGCCACCGGGTGGGTATATCAGGGAAGGTAGTTGTTGACCGCGGCAAAGTTAAAACTGTTAAATATATTACGGGATTAAATATCCGGGTAGCCCGGGAAGTGACCGGGGCCGCAGACAGGGTCCTGCCATACCTGATTGACCCTGTTTCCGGGGAGTTCTGCCATACCCTGCTTATCTCACCGCCCCGGTGTGGGAAGACCACACTGCTCAGGGATATTATCAGGCAGGTGAGTACCGGGATACCTAAACTGGAATTTGGGGGCTGTCCTATTGGAGTGGTTGATGAGCGGTCTGAAATCGCCGGGTGTTATCATGGGATTCCGCAAAAGGATGTTGGGCTCAGAACAGATGTGCTTGACGGCTGCCCCAAGGCGGAAGGAATGATGATGCTCATTAGGGCCATGGGACCCCGGATTATTGCAGCTGATGAAATCGGCAGGCAGGAAGATGCCGCCGCTCTTGAAGAGGCGCTGAATGCGGGGATTAAAGTATTAACCACTGCCCACGGGTCCGGGCGGGAGGAAATATCCCAGAGGCCGGTACTCAGGTACATCATGGAACAGGGGATTTTTGAAAGGCTGATTATCCTGGGGCGGTCCAGGGGTGTCGGCACAATAGAAGATATCATAGACTGTAAGACTGAGAAATCCCTTTTATGATGGGGTTCATGAGTTCCCTTTAAGCAGATTGAGGTGAGGCCTGATGATAAAAATAATTGGCGCGTGTGTAACCCTTGGCGCTTGTGCCACGATGGGATTTACGTGGGCGGGGGTATATGAGAAGCGCCCACAGCAGTTGATATATCTGGGGCAGGGGCTGCAGCTTCTGGAAACAGAGATTTTATACGGGGCCACCCCTCTTCCGGAAGCCATGGAACAGGTTGCTGCCAACTGCAGTCCCGAGGTCAGCGGTTTCTTCAGCTGCACTGCAGCAGAGCTGCGCAGGATGGAAGGTCTAACTGCAGGGGAAGCATGGGACAGGGCAATTGCCAGATATTCTGTGAAAACGGCTTTGGCCAAGAAGGACCTGCACATTCTGAGGAGATTTGGTGTCTCGCTGGGGGCCTCGGACAGGGAAGACCAGGCCAAACACCTCAAAGTAGCCCTCAGTCAGCTAAAACTGGCGGCTGCCGAAGCCGAAGCTGCCGCCAGGAAAAATGCCACTGTGTATAGATATCTGGGTTTTCTGGGTGGTTTACTTCTAGTCATGATTCTATATTAAAGAGAAACACATTATTGAGGGGGGTCTGTAAATGGATACCGACCTGATTTTTCAATTAGCCGGAATCAGTATTGTAATAACAGTTATATATACTGTATTGAAGCAGGCGGGCAGGGATGAATTCGCCTTTTCCACTCTTTTACTGGGCATCGTTGTTGTCCTGGCTATGATTATTCCCAAGATTGCCGGGTTGTTTGAGACAGTGCGCTCCGTTTTTCAAATTTATTAAGAGGTGAAGCTCTCTTGGAAATCATTCAAATTGTCGGCTTGGGTATTGTAGTAACCATCCTCATAGTTATTATAAAACAACAGCGGCCTGAACTGGCCATTCAGTTAAGTGTTATCACCGGAGTAGTTATCTTCTCCATGATGCTGGGGAAAATTAATTCAGTGGTGACTCTGATGAAGGATCTGGCCCAGAAATCAAATGTCAGTGTGCTGTATATGGGGACAATCATGAAAATAATCGGGGTAGCCTATATAGCCGAATTCGGGGCTCAGATCTGCAGGGATGCCGGAGAAGGGGCGGTAGCCTCAAAGATAGAGTTTGCGGCCAAGGTAATTGTGATTGTACTGGCAATTCCGGTTATTGTGGCTGTATTTGATTCACTGCTGAAATTGATACCTTAGTGATTTTTCATAAAAGAGTTTTAGGGAGTTGGACAAATTGATTAATAAATCCGCTTTCCGGGGATTTATACCACTGATCATATTAAGCCTGTCTGTTCTCCTGTGGATTGGCATTTCATTTATTGGCATGCCGGCGGCATTGGCGGCGCAGGATGAAAATGCCTCACCCGGTGATACAGTTGAAGTAAATGGTGACACCGCTGCAGCAAGTTCAGCAGCCGAACTGAAGGAACAAATGACGGGACTTGACATGGAAACAATTGAGAAACACCTTACTGAACTGAACCGGGACATGAATACTTATATGCCCCAGCTAGACCTCAAGGAGATGCTGGCAAAGCTGGCACATGGGGAACTGGGTGTTAGTTTGGGAGACATCTTTTCGGGACTGTTAAAATACCTTTTTAAAGAAATGGTGGCAAATTCGAGATTGATGGGGCAGCTGCTGATACTTGCCGTGCTTTGTGCTATCCTGCAGAATGTCCAGTCAGCCTTTGAAAAGGGAACTGTAGGGAAGCTGGCCTGGTCTGTGTGTTTTCTGGCCCTCCTGTCCCTGGCGCTGGGTTCATTTACCATAGCTATGCAGACGGGTCGGCAGGCTATAGAAGATATGGTTTCATTTATGCATGCAATGCTTCCGGTATTGATAACACTGCTTACGGCAATGGGCAATATCACCACGGCATCACTCTTTCACCCTCTGACACTGATGGTGCTGAGTACTATCAGCACCCTGATCAAAAATGTAATTTTCCCACTGATATTTTTTTCGGTAATCCTGGGACTTGCCAATAAAATTACTACCAGGGTCGATGTCTCCAAACTGGCAGACCTGCTGAAAAACTGGAGTATGGGGCTGTTGGGGCTGTTCTTCACGGTATTCCTCGGTTTCATGATGGTTCAGGGCATCGCCGGTTCGGTTGCTGACGGTGTTGCTA from Phosphitispora fastidiosa includes these protein-coding regions:
- the spoIIIAA gene encoding stage III sporulation protein AA, which produces MADGTVVQSKSCIKGRDTMVCMISRDILPVLPNKIREIIVELPGDILNQIEEIRLRQGKPLIVGITREDALVTPLGQVTTVPEFGYTVTDQDMKRTVQLISGSSIYAFEEELKNGFITIRGGHRVGISGKVVVDRGKVKTVKYITGLNIRVAREVTGAADRVLPYLIDPVSGEFCHTLLISPPRCGKTTLLRDIIRQVSTGIPKLEFGGCPIGVVDERSEIAGCYHGIPQKDVGLRTDVLDGCPKAEGMMMLIRAMGPRIIAADEIGRQEDAAALEEALNAGIKVLTTAHGSGREEISQRPVLRYIMEQGIFERLIILGRSRGVGTIEDIIDCKTEKSLL
- the spoIIIAB gene encoding stage III sporulation protein SpoIIIAB, with the protein product MIKIIGACVTLGACATMGFTWAGVYEKRPQQLIYLGQGLQLLETEILYGATPLPEAMEQVAANCSPEVSGFFSCTAAELRRMEGLTAGEAWDRAIARYSVKTALAKKDLHILRRFGVSLGASDREDQAKHLKVALSQLKLAAAEAEAAARKNATVYRYLGFLGGLLLVMILY
- the spoIIIAC gene encoding stage III sporulation protein AC, giving the protein MDTDLIFQLAGISIVITVIYTVLKQAGRDEFAFSTLLLGIVVVLAMIIPKIAGLFETVRSVFQIY
- the spoIIIAD gene encoding stage III sporulation protein AD; the protein is MEIIQIVGLGIVVTILIVIIKQQRPELAIQLSVITGVVIFSMMLGKINSVVTLMKDLAQKSNVSVLYMGTIMKIIGVAYIAEFGAQICRDAGEGAVASKIEFAAKVIVIVLAIPVIVAVFDSLLKLIP
- the spoIIIAE gene encoding stage III sporulation protein AE, which codes for MINKSAFRGFIPLIILSLSVLLWIGISFIGMPAALAAQDENASPGDTVEVNGDTAAASSAAELKEQMTGLDMETIEKHLTELNRDMNTYMPQLDLKEMLAKLAHGELGVSLGDIFSGLLKYLFKEMVANSRLMGQLLILAVLCAILQNVQSAFEKGTVGKLAWSVCFLALLSLALGSFTIAMQTGRQAIEDMVSFMHAMLPVLITLLTAMGNITTASLFHPLTLMVLSTISTLIKNVIFPLIFFSVILGLANKITTRVDVSKLADLLKNWSMGLLGLFFTVFLGFMMVQGIAGSVADGVAMRTAKFGIGVFVPVVGKLFSDALEAVVGTSLLLKNAVGLVGILAVFFICAFPVLKILALMLIYKIAAALIQPIGDTLIADSLNIMGNSLTIVFASVTAVGIMFFFVIAIVVGAGDFSLMLR